The stretch of DNA atctttttttttttttgaggtaaaATAACATATCAATTGGCATGCAACTTCGTCACGAATTTTGGACTCACTCTTATCTCTTCCATGCATgccatatatataatacatatattgtatGTAAATAATACGTTTTTCCCACCTAACAAGTTTGAAACACTAGTGTAACCTTACCAGGTCTACTTGTACATAACGCGCGTTGAGTTCCAACCTTTAATAGAAAAATCTACAAGTTCATCTATATAAACCCCCCTAATACTGCTGTTTATTTCGTCCAAATTAAAACATTGAAGCCTAGCTCAGGCTAGTTAGTTGATCATAGCAATGGCATCtgttctttctcttctctcatgTGTTGTGCTGGTCTTAGCTGCTTCTTTCAACCCTACAAGAGGGCAACTTGACCCCTGCTTCTACGATAAGCTGTGCCCACACGCACTTCCGGCCATCAAGGCGGTGATCGAGGAGACGATCGCAGTAGAGCCGCGGATGGGCGCGTCGCTCCTCCGGTTGCATTTTCACGATTGCTTCGTCAATGTAAGCGATCGATCAATCCTAAAAGTTCAAAATTGTAAGCTAATTACTTGTTTTAATACGATAAAAGCTACGTGCTAAATTTGTGATATTTGTTTGTAGGGTTGTGACGGGTCCAATTTGTTAGATGACACCCCTTTTTTCACCGGAGAGAAGAACGCGGCTCCGAATAAGAATTCGGCGAGGGGATTCGAGGTGGTCGATCGAATCAAAGATGCGGTTAACTACGCCTGCGGCGGCAACGTCGTCTCATGCGCGGACATCCTCGCGGTTGCGGCTCGTGACTCGGTGGCCGCGGTGTGTTGACTAATGATGTTGACTTAGTCAACTTTGACATTTGACTTCTTAAATTAACTATTATGTAATTTGTGCCCACAACGTTTGAAATGTTTTAAGTTATCGTCGATCTATTGTTTGAACTTCCATTGTTAGTACGTAGATTAATTACATCAAGCAAATCATCTAACTAATGAAGCCGTGTGTTTTGGTGGTTTAATTGATGCAGCTGGGGGGGCCATCATACCAGGTGCAGTTAGGCCGGCGAGACTCGACGACGGCGAGCGCGGCCGCGGCCAACAGCAGCATCCCCGCCCCGACCTTCGACTTCGACCGCCTCCTCGCCAACTTCAACTCCCACGGCCTCTCCCTCGTCGACCTCGTCGCCCTCGCCGGCGGGCACACGCTGGGCTTCGCTCGGTGCATTAACTTCCGCGACCGCCTCTACAACGAGACGGCCACGCTGGATTCCGGTCTCGCCTCATACCTAAAATCGCAATGCCCGCTATCGGGCGGCGACGACAACCTCGCGCCTCTGGACGATACCCCCGTGCGGTTCGACACGTCGTACTTCGACCGGCTCCTGCGGCGCAAGGGGCTGCTGCACTCGGACCAGCAGCTTTTCAAGGGTGACTGGGGTGGCGCTGATGGGCTCGTGAGTTTCTATAGCAGTAACCCTGAAGCTTTTGCTAAGGACTTTGGGGAGTCCATGATAAGGATGGGAGCTTTGAGCCCCCTCACTGGGAGTGCCGGGGAAATACGTTTGAATTGCAGGAGGGTGAATTAATGGGCCTTATTGGGCCTGTTACATGGCCCTTTTGGGCTTTGTGTGTCTTGTGTACTATTATTTAGTTGTGGGCTTTTGTGGTTTGGGCCTCTGTGTTAATGTTCTTGTGTTTGGTTGTTCAATAATGTAAACTGTTCTGAGGTTGGTTGATGCCATTTTCAATGAAATTGTATTGTGGGGTTCTTAATAATTAGTAGCAATTTTATATTATCTACTTATCCATTTAATTATACAattgaagttttcttttttgctttcgaAAATTGAGATCTTAGCCACCTACAAATCGACTCGAAGCTCCCTTATCTGCGACTCGAACCAACAACCTCCCACCCCACCAAGGTCCTCACAATTCGGCAACAAATGATTTGGATATATTCTTGTAATAAAGGTAATAGAATTATGTGTAAtgagagggaaagaaaaagcaaaagtaaAACCTGAGCcctattatataaatttttttagcaatcGACCATATTTAACACAGTTGGCTAAatgcttgatggttgatattcgagatccTAAATTTGAGATCTAATTGTTTCACCTTTTTGGttgagttcatttctaaaaaaaatgaacaaagtcGGTAGCTTACGATCATTaactcaaaaaaaacaaaaaggatcTTGTAGCAAGTCCTTTCTTTTCAAATTACATGCATTATCTTTTGCAAGCCAAATTTGTAAGAGCTTCTCTGAGAGATCGGCAGTTAAATAGCTTGATTCAAAGTACAATTAAAACAATTTGATGTACTTGTCATTTGATATAGTGAGAAGCAATAAGCACTATATTAATTTCATTCAACAAGTAACTTCCAAATAGAAAAATCTAATACCCCACCAAGAGATTGTGGAAACCTCTAGCAACATTAGGATAAGAAGAAACCCCTCCTTCATTAGCAAGTTTTGAGACCCTCAGCTATTCTTTTCCATCTATGCACCAAAACTAGGGTTACATTAAACAATTAGTGGTTGGTACCTCCACAAAACGTAGTAGGTTGATCACTTTACCTATATATAAACACTCTAATCCTATCCGTTTCCCCTCACCAACAAAATATTTGTGTGCCCCTCACAATGGCAAGTGTGGTTAAGTCTTTCACTCTTTTTGCCCTAATTCCTGCGATCTTCTTCCCGGCCTTTGCGCAGCTCACTTCCGACTTTTACGACTCGATATGCCCACAAGCGCTTTCGACCATCCAAGCGACCGTCGAGGCGGCGATCATACAGGAGCCACGGATGGGCGCTTCTTTGGTTCGCCTACACTTCCACGACTGCTTTGTGAATGTATGACCGTGTTGCATTTTCTCGTGAATTGAGCTAGGAATGATAACATGATATgatggataaaattttgaaattttttttttgaattggtAGGGATGTGATGGTTCAATTTTGCTGGATGACACGCCAGCAATGACCGGGGAAAAGACGGCTAAGCCGAATAAGAATTCAGCGAGAGGGTTCGACGTGGTCGATCAGATTAAATCCGCAGTGAACGATGCGTGCCTAGGGAATGTGGTCTCTTGCGCCGATATCCTGGCGGTCGCAGCACGGGATTCGATTGTGGCTGTAAGTTGAtgttatttagtaaattttaccACTTTTGATTTAATATTGCGCATTTAGTAACTATGATTTATTGTTGTTTCTTaaaaaacacaattttttttttatatatatattctttctaaatAAACTTGTACTGATATACACACACATTAAGCGGGAACTTTTCAGAATCAAAGTGTAACAAAGTGCATGTAAGAGCTGCATACGAAGCACCCACACTCTCATGCCATCTAACccctgaaaagaaaaagaaaatattggcAGCTCGGCGGCGCCTCGTACGACGTGCTGCTTGGTCGCAGGGACGCGACCGATGCGAGCTTGGCGGCTGCCAACGCGAACATCCCCGCCCCGACCCTCGACCTCGCCGGCCTCGTCTCCAATTTCCAGTCGCAGGGCCTCTCCCTCTCCGACCTCGTCGTGCTCTCCGGCGCGCACACCCTCGGCTTCGCCCGCTGCGTCTCCTTCCGCAACCGCATCTACAACGAGACCGCCGACATCAACTCCGACTTTGCCGCCTCCCTCCAAGCACAATGCCCGCCCGATGCAGGCGACGGTGACGACGTCCTCGCCTCGCTTGACGACACACCGTTCGTCGTCGACACGGACTACTACCAAGGCTTGTTACAAAACCAAGGGCTGTTGCACTCGGACCAGCAGCTGTTCCAAGGCGACGGCAGTGACAGCGACAATCTGGTGCAGTTCTACAGCCAGAGTCCGACCGACTTCTGGTCGGATTTCGGGACCGCCATGATCAACATGGGAAATTTGAGCCCGCTCACGGGGGACGATGGAGAAATCCGCGAGAATTGTCGCGTCGTGAACCAAGATTAATACAAATTTGATTACTATTTACTTGctgaatttgatcaaattcaaCGAATATAATGTTTATTTTTGCGTGCATTGTGATGAGTCCCAC from Ananas comosus cultivar F153 linkage group 18, ASM154086v1, whole genome shotgun sequence encodes:
- the LOC109723912 gene encoding peroxidase P7-like, with protein sequence MASVLSLLSCVVLVLAASFNPTRGQLDPCFYDKLCPHALPAIKAVIEETIAVEPRMGASLLRLHFHDCFVNGCDGSNLLDDTPFFTGEKNAAPNKNSARGFEVVDRIKDAVNYACGGNVVSCADILAVAARDSVAALGGPSYQVQLGRRDSTTASAAAANSSIPAPTFDFDRLLANFNSHGLSLVDLVALAGGHTLGFARCINFRDRLYNETATLDSGLASYLKSQCPLSGGDDNLAPLDDTPVRFDTSYFDRLLRRKGLLHSDQQLFKGDWGGADGLVSFYSSNPEAFAKDFGESMIRMGALSPLTGSAGEIRLNCRRVN
- the LOC109723835 gene encoding peroxidase P7-like, whose product is MASVVKSFTLFALIPAIFFPAFAQLTSDFYDSICPQALSTIQATVEAAIIQEPRMGASLVRLHFHDCFVNGCDGSILLDDTPAMTGEKTAKPNKNSARGFDVVDQIKSAVNDACLGNVVSCADILAVAARDSIVALGGASYDVLLGRRDATDASLAAANANIPAPTLDLAGLVSNFQSQGLSLSDLVVLSGAHTLGFARCVSFRNRIYNETADINSDFAASLQAQCPPDAGDGDDVLASLDDTPFVVDTDYYQGLLQNQGLLHSDQQLFQGDGSDSDNLVQFYSQSPTDFWSDFGTAMINMGNLSPLTGDDGEIRENCRVVNQD